The genomic window CAGGACTACACGCTGGCCCGCAACCGGCTCACCTATCGCGGCGAGCCCATCGACATGGGCGCGATCCGCCGCACCGCCCTGATGACGGTCGAAGGCGAGCGCGACGATATCTGCGCGGTGGGCCAGACCATGGCCGCCCACGACCTCTGCTCGAACCTGCCCGGGCACATGAAGAGCCACCACCTCCAGCCGGGCGTGGGGCATTACGGCGTGTTCTCCGGCCGCAGATGGGAGGCCCAGACCTACCCGCTCGTGCGCAATTTCATCGCCGCGCACGCCTGAACCGGACCTCTCCGTCATCGCGATGCTTCAGCCGAAGCGATCCGGGGCGCGAGGCGATCGATCGAAAACCGCGCGGCTCCGGACCGGCGAGAGGCTTCCCTCGAGAGACCTTCCCGCACTTCCAACACGAACCCGTTTCGTGTATGCCGCGCGCTCAGGTGCAATTCTTTCGCACCGATTCGGCTGCCGTCACGACGCCTCCTCCGGAACGAAGACCGGGGCAGGGGCGCCTGACGGTTTTTCCCGGTTCCGCCGGGAATCCGGGGCCGGTGCGGTTCGAAACAGACAGATCCAGGGGTTGATTCCGTTGCAGGTACTCGTTCGCGACAACAACGTCGACCAAGCGCTCCGCGTCCTCAAGAAGAAGATGCAGCGCGAGGGCATCTTCCGCGAGATGAAGCAGCGCAAGGCCTACGAGAAGCCGTCCGTGCGCAAGGCTCGCGAGAAGGCCGAGGCCGTGCGCCGCGCCCGCAAGCAGGCCCGCAAGACCGCGATCCGCGAGGGCCTGATCGCCGCGCCGAAGCCGAAGCCC from Methylorubrum populi includes these protein-coding regions:
- the rpsU gene encoding 30S ribosomal protein S21, whose product is MQVLVRDNNVDQALRVLKKKMQREGIFREMKQRKAYEKPSVRKAREKAEAVRRARKQARKTAIREGLIAAPKPKPRTGAPRRPSPPSFSQQPAAQAPAAAS